In the genome of Oceanispirochaeta sp., one region contains:
- a CDS encoding aldo/keto reductase: MKKIPLGTSGLEVPAIAVGCMRINGLEKSEAEGFIQTAIEGGATFFDHADVYGGGDCEAIFAEAAHMNNDKREKIFLQSKCGIRPDVAFDFSKEHILASVEGSLSRLRTEYLDVLLLHRPDALVEPEEVAEAFNILHESGKVRHFGVSNQNPMQIQLLKKFVKQPLVANQLQLSITNANMITQGLHVNMLDDGAVNRDASVLDFCRLNDITIQPWSPFQFGFFEGVFLDNEKFPELNKKIDEIAGKYGVSNVTITFAWLLRHPAKMQPVTGTMNRQRLKDCIKAMDISLTREEWYEIYLAAGNILP, translated from the coding sequence ATGAAAAAGATACCATTAGGAACATCGGGTCTGGAAGTCCCCGCAATTGCAGTGGGATGTATGCGTATAAACGGACTGGAAAAGAGTGAAGCCGAGGGGTTTATTCAAACAGCGATAGAGGGAGGAGCAACCTTCTTTGACCATGCTGATGTCTATGGAGGAGGGGATTGCGAAGCCATTTTTGCCGAAGCCGCTCATATGAACAATGACAAGCGGGAGAAGATTTTCCTGCAATCAAAATGCGGCATACGGCCAGACGTTGCCTTTGATTTTTCGAAGGAACATATTCTGGCATCAGTTGAGGGAAGTTTGAGTCGTCTGAGAACAGAGTATCTGGATGTTTTGCTCCTCCATCGGCCTGATGCATTAGTAGAACCGGAGGAAGTTGCCGAGGCATTTAATATTCTGCACGAAAGCGGCAAGGTACGACATTTTGGTGTTTCCAACCAGAATCCCATGCAGATACAGCTTTTAAAGAAATTTGTAAAACAACCCCTCGTGGCAAACCAGCTTCAGCTCAGCATCACCAACGCTAACATGATTACTCAGGGATTGCATGTCAATATGCTGGACGATGGTGCTGTGAATCGAGATGCCAGTGTACTGGATTTCTGCCGCCTCAATGATATAACGATTCAGCCGTGGTCGCCCTTCCAGTTCGGATTCTTCGAGGGTGTCTTTCTGGATAATGAGAAATTTCCGGAGCTGAACAAAAAAATTGATGAGATTGCCGGGAAATACGGCGTCAGTAATGTCACAATAACTTTCGCCTGGTTGCTGCGGCATCCGGCAAAGATGCAGCCCGTAACGGGAACAATGAACAGACAACGCCTGAAAGACTGTATAAAAGCAATGGATATAAGCCTTACCCGTGAGGAATGGTATGAAATTTACCTGGCCGCCGGGAATATTTTACCCTGA
- a CDS encoding MerR family transcriptional regulator has protein sequence MKTVAERTNLSPNTLRYYEKEGLLPSIKRTKSGIRHYSDEDLEWLGLICCLKNTGMSIKQIRDFVDLSLQGSATLKARCEMLVDHKRSVEKHIEQMNLHLEKVTHKIEFFTKQYEDFTS, from the coding sequence GTGAAAACGGTTGCGGAAAGAACCAACCTGAGTCCGAATACCTTACGGTATTATGAGAAAGAGGGATTACTTCCTAGTATAAAGCGAACGAAAAGTGGAATTAGACATTATTCTGATGAAGATTTGGAATGGCTGGGTTTAATCTGCTGTTTAAAAAATACAGGTATGTCCATTAAGCAGATTCGTGATTTTGTCGATCTGAGTTTGCAGGGATCTGCAACTCTCAAAGCCAGATGCGAAATGCTGGTTGATCATAAGAGAAGTGTAGAAAAACATATTGAGCAAATGAATCTGCATCTTGAAAAGGTCACACATAAAATTGAATTTTTTACAAAACAATATGAGGATTTTACGTCATAA
- a CDS encoding single-stranded DNA-binding protein: protein MILEGNLVRDPEANLTPKGTRVGKFSVASNRFYKSH from the coding sequence GTGATTCTAGAAGGAAATCTGGTCCGTGATCCCGAGGCCAACCTGACCCCCAAGGGGACTCGGGTTGGCAAGTTTTCAGTAGCCAGCAACAGATTCTACAAATCTCATTAG
- a CDS encoding substrate-binding domain-containing protein: MQVTKKQMVADWVKKSIRSGVIQPGDKIPSESEITERFGVSRGSVRQSIQILVTEGILESRQGIGTFVCNAPRSESSTLAFVCYRNYSYIFPEMIHGFNSVLQRNRRRMILGETRYGLDLERKILLDLIENGVSGIAITPVEGDQGQNNLELFEKIENRGIPIVLLDNDLGCDQLDSVVQDDFLGGRQAGDTLINQGHRRIGIVYSTNYHPKLQRMKGVKNALNSVGLELESRHIVGIKGQSSARRAYLQIRNYVYNSKNLPTAFVCSSDDEALMLMRNLKRRGMKIPEDVSIISFDNSEISRLSRPTLTTMDHPSMHMGELAANVLIGRLAISGFRTHTRIVVEPNLISRKSITGISVE; the protein is encoded by the coding sequence GTGCAAGTGACTAAAAAACAGATGGTAGCCGACTGGGTTAAGAAGAGTATCCGATCCGGGGTCATTCAACCAGGAGACAAAATTCCATCCGAAAGTGAAATTACGGAACGATTCGGAGTTTCTCGTGGATCTGTTCGGCAAAGTATTCAGATATTGGTTACTGAAGGAATTCTGGAAAGTCGTCAGGGCATTGGAACATTCGTCTGTAATGCTCCCCGTAGTGAATCATCAACACTTGCATTTGTCTGCTATCGGAATTATTCCTATATCTTTCCGGAAATGATTCACGGATTTAATTCAGTTCTTCAAAGAAATAGAAGGCGGATGATTCTTGGAGAAACCCGATATGGCCTGGATTTAGAACGGAAAATACTCCTTGATTTAATAGAGAATGGAGTCTCGGGAATAGCCATTACTCCTGTAGAAGGGGATCAGGGACAAAATAACCTGGAGCTCTTTGAGAAAATCGAAAACAGAGGAATCCCTATCGTACTTCTTGATAACGATTTGGGCTGTGATCAGCTTGATTCAGTCGTGCAGGATGATTTTCTGGGAGGCAGACAGGCAGGAGATACTCTTATCAATCAGGGGCACAGGCGTATCGGAATCGTTTATAGTACGAATTATCATCCTAAGCTTCAGCGGATGAAGGGGGTAAAAAACGCTCTGAATTCCGTTGGACTGGAGCTGGAAAGTCGACATATTGTAGGGATAAAAGGGCAATCTTCGGCTAGGAGAGCCTATCTACAGATTAGAAATTATGTTTACAATTCTAAAAATCTACCCACTGCCTTTGTCTGCAGCAGCGATGATGAGGCTCTTATGCTAATGAGGAATTTAAAACGGAGAGGTATGAAAATCCCGGAGGATGTTTCAATTATTTCATTTGATAATTCGGAAATCAGTCGCTTAAGCCGGCCTACATTGACGACCATGGATCATCCCAGTATGCATATGGGAGAGCTTGCTGCCAATGTTCTGATAGGACGTCTCGCTATATCGGGCTTCCGGACCCATACGCGTATTGTAGTAGAACCGAATCTGATTTCCCGCAAGTCTATTACTGGAATTTCTGTCGAATGA
- a CDS encoding sugar phosphate isomerase/epimerase, which yields MIISFHTDAFNSAVFSFEKALQWAQANDVRRIECGVIEGVSWIHGLGYFPHISLTEDPVMLRNKMLSYGVQFSQIDAAYPLSGKDGPHLGVPYVLKSISWAKLAGCPNIATTDGLLKPEGLNDDEALEQMKRSYGTIIEAAEANEITINIEIHGYFTTNPDMIEKMLAFGKSDYFGLNFDTGNSFISGQNPVTFCRRFLDRVNHVHIKDVSKSLAAAARGNDTGIGISHCAIGDGVNADNIREILIMLRDYGYEGVLSLECEGQGGPLIEKSLSWLRSTLTELNIKEINI from the coding sequence ATGATAATCAGTTTTCATACGGATGCATTCAATTCAGCTGTATTCAGTTTTGAAAAGGCATTGCAGTGGGCTCAGGCCAATGATGTCCGGAGGATTGAATGCGGTGTTATCGAAGGAGTGTCCTGGATTCACGGATTAGGATACTTCCCTCATATCTCATTGACTGAAGATCCGGTTATGCTCAGAAATAAAATGTTGTCTTATGGAGTCCAGTTTTCTCAGATTGATGCTGCCTATCCTCTATCAGGAAAAGATGGCCCTCACCTGGGTGTTCCCTATGTTCTGAAATCCATATCCTGGGCAAAGTTGGCCGGATGTCCGAATATTGCAACGACCGACGGTTTGTTGAAGCCTGAAGGACTCAATGATGATGAGGCTCTGGAACAGATGAAACGCAGCTATGGAACGATTATTGAAGCGGCGGAAGCCAACGAAATTACCATTAATATTGAGATTCACGGTTACTTCACTACTAATCCTGACATGATTGAGAAAATGCTTGCATTTGGGAAAAGTGACTATTTCGGGTTAAATTTCGATACTGGCAATTCATTTATATCGGGTCAGAATCCGGTTACATTCTGCCGCAGGTTTCTTGACCGGGTAAATCATGTGCATATCAAAGATGTATCCAAGAGTCTGGCTGCAGCGGCACGGGGGAATGATACTGGAATAGGCATTAGTCATTGTGCCATTGGAGACGGAGTCAATGCTGATAATATACGGGAAATTCTCATTATGCTTCGGGATTATGGATATGAAGGTGTATTAAGCCTGGAATGCGAAGGGCAGGGAGGTCCCTTGATAGAAAAGTCACTCTCATGGCTCCGTTCGACACTGACCGAACTGAATATAAAGGAAATAAACATCTAA